From Chloroflexota bacterium, one genomic window encodes:
- a CDS encoding AI-2E family transporter — translation MAEFWTTRRLRILLAVGVLLGLFLIAYNARGALLPFFFGAIIAYIILPLVNALHRGIGRLCPFLGRYARHLAILVTYLIILLGIIIVLAFAIPAIAAQISLLGRSLPLYAAMFQQFLEEHGQEWLLQYQKRIPLDIQKSLQDYLQNLTQTLFLVMQQGILRAAGVFRATISVVFATLLVPVWMFFVLRDEQRISRSIYNALPPAYRADLQCIQTLVDRTFSSFLRGQLVLCISVGVMAMVILVILDVDFALLLGILAGILELVPNLGPVLGAIPAVLAALPDSLGKAIAVIIAFLIVQQAENLILVPRVMGRSVRLHPAIVMMVLVVGGALWGVWGLLLAVPVTALTRDLLRYARHRLSDEGVSPEQALRLASGIDLPAQNSH, via the coding sequence GTGGCTGAGTTCTGGACTACGCGACGGCTGCGAATTCTGCTGGCTGTAGGAGTGCTCCTTGGGCTGTTTCTCATCGCCTACAATGCTCGAGGGGCCCTCTTGCCATTTTTCTTTGGCGCAATCATTGCTTATATTATCCTCCCGCTGGTGAACGCGCTCCACCGGGGTATCGGGCGCCTTTGCCCTTTCTTAGGGCGCTATGCCCGCCACCTGGCGATCCTGGTTACCTACCTCATCATCTTGCTGGGGATTATCATAGTGCTGGCCTTCGCCATCCCTGCCATCGCTGCCCAGATCAGCCTGTTGGGGCGCAGCCTGCCGCTCTATGCTGCTATGTTTCAACAATTTTTGGAAGAGCATGGCCAGGAGTGGCTGTTACAATATCAAAAGCGTATCCCGCTCGATATCCAGAAATCCCTCCAAGATTACCTGCAGAACCTGACCCAAACCCTGTTCTTGGTGATGCAGCAGGGCATTCTGCGGGCCGCGGGCGTCTTCCGGGCCACGATCAGCGTGGTATTCGCCACCCTGCTTGTTCCGGTGTGGATGTTTTTCGTCCTGCGAGACGAACAGAGAATAAGCCGGTCTATCTATAATGCCTTGCCCCCGGCCTATCGCGCAGATCTACAATGCATCCAGACACTCGTGGATCGCACGTTCAGTTCGTTCCTGCGCGGGCAGTTAGTGCTCTGCATATCGGTAGGGGTGATGGCGATGGTCATCCTGGTGATCCTGGATGTGGATTTCGCCCTGTTATTGGGCATCCTCGCGGGTATCCTGGAACTTGTGCCCAACTTGGGCCCTGTCTTGGGCGCGATACCGGCGGTTCTTGCGGCTCTGCCCGATTCGCTGGGCAAAGCAATCGCCGTCATCATCGCCTTCCTGATTGTCCAGCAGGCGGAGAACCTGATCCTCGTGCCCCGAGTGATGGGGAGAAGCGTGCGGTTGCACCCGGCCATCGTGATGATGGTTTTGGTCGTCGGCGGTGCGTTGTGGGGAGTGTGGGGCCTGCTGCTGGCCGTGCCAGTTACCGCACTGACCCGCGACCTGTTACGCTATGC